The Streptomyces sp. Je 1-332 genome has a window encoding:
- the mycP gene encoding type VII secretion-associated serine protease mycosin — protein MRTNRKHRHMAASSVSATVGLLLTAVTASPAHADESIRGRQWHLDAMHAEEMWKTSTGKGVTVAVIDSGVSDSITDLQGQVLDGKDYSAKSGDEHKDHEGHGTSMAALIAATGARGELNGSYGLAPGVKILPIRMRYSTEDGSEVDSKAEYSRVMTRAIRYAADSQAQIINISMGSSNAPGRKNVSTPALASVVKYALGKGKLIFAAVGNSGDKSNFPEYPAATPGVVGVGAINQNVKYLKSSQWGPQVDVVAPGKDMISACSKGTQICKGDGTSGATALASASAALIWSRHPSWTNNQVLRVLINTMQGNKDSWTRDDSVGYGAVRPRIALKEPGAPGPANEYPLPDLAAAAKTPSSKEPQPSHTRENNSGTEPVNTASVDKNSHLIPWLSLGLGAAAIIGGTITVWVVRSRRGAPSPVPD, from the coding sequence ATGCGCACCAACCGCAAGCACCGGCACATGGCTGCCTCCTCCGTGTCGGCCACTGTCGGCCTGCTCCTGACCGCCGTCACCGCATCCCCGGCCCATGCTGACGAATCCATCCGTGGACGTCAGTGGCATCTCGATGCCATGCACGCGGAGGAGATGTGGAAGACAAGCACGGGAAAAGGCGTCACGGTCGCTGTCATCGATTCGGGAGTGAGCGACTCCATCACGGATCTGCAAGGTCAGGTTCTCGACGGCAAGGACTACTCAGCGAAGTCAGGCGACGAGCACAAGGACCACGAAGGCCACGGGACGAGCATGGCGGCGCTTATTGCCGCCACGGGCGCGCGGGGAGAGTTGAACGGTTCGTATGGCCTTGCGCCGGGCGTCAAGATCCTACCCATCCGCATGCGTTACTCCACAGAGGATGGCAGCGAGGTAGACAGTAAAGCCGAGTACTCCCGGGTGATGACTCGAGCAATCCGCTACGCAGCAGACTCGCAGGCTCAGATCATCAACATTTCCATGGGGTCCTCCAATGCTCCAGGACGGAAGAATGTAAGTACGCCGGCCCTTGCCTCGGTGGTCAAGTACGCCCTCGGTAAAGGAAAACTGATCTTCGCCGCCGTAGGAAACAGCGGAGACAAGTCCAACTTCCCCGAGTATCCAGCCGCAACGCCTGGCGTAGTTGGTGTCGGAGCTATCAATCAGAACGTCAAGTACCTGAAATCCTCCCAGTGGGGACCACAGGTCGACGTTGTAGCACCGGGCAAGGACATGATTTCGGCATGCTCAAAGGGAACACAGATCTGCAAGGGTGACGGCACCAGTGGGGCTACCGCGCTGGCATCCGCCTCTGCGGCACTCATTTGGTCAAGGCATCCGTCCTGGACGAACAACCAGGTTCTGCGTGTATTGATCAATACGATGCAGGGAAACAAGGACAGCTGGACCCGAGACGATTCTGTCGGATACGGCGCCGTGCGCCCGCGCATAGCTCTGAAGGAGCCGGGCGCCCCCGGACCTGCCAACGAGTACCCCCTGCCCGACCTGGCTGCAGCGGCCAAGACTCCTTCCTCCAAAGAGCCCCAGCCCAGCCACACCAGAGAGAATAACAGTGGCACCGAGCCAGTTAATACAGCGTCGGTCGACAAAAATAGCCACCTAATTCCCTGGCTTTCTCTAGGGCTTGGCGCTGCCGCAATCATCGGAGGGACCATCACAGTGTGGGTCGTCCGCTCTCGACGTGGAGCCCCTTCCCCGGTTCCCGACTGA